In the Myxococcota bacterium genome, one interval contains:
- the gspM gene encoding type II secretion system protein GspM produces the protein MNGLLAAIRGYLAQRTTRERWLIVAGGCVAGLLFVYGVFIGPLTAQAIATNARTSELEAQVTKALQLANEMRGLQGELADVEGRIQPGAKTNLIALLSTLAQDAKISQDQLESIEPKQPSENKKYPETRAEVRLKGTSLEQAVDFLYRIETSSSHLIVRSLKMRTRGDGAGNPVLDVSFSVSSFERA, from the coding sequence GTGAACGGGCTCCTGGCGGCGATCCGCGGCTATCTCGCCCAGCGCACCACGCGCGAGCGCTGGCTGATCGTGGCGGGCGGCTGCGTCGCGGGGCTGTTGTTCGTGTACGGCGTGTTCATCGGCCCGCTCACCGCCCAGGCGATCGCCACCAACGCGCGCACCTCGGAGCTCGAGGCCCAGGTGACCAAGGCGCTGCAGCTCGCCAACGAGATGCGCGGCCTGCAGGGCGAGCTGGCCGATGTGGAGGGCCGCATCCAGCCGGGCGCGAAGACGAACCTGATCGCGCTGCTCTCGACGCTCGCGCAGGACGCCAAGATCTCGCAGGACCAGCTCGAGTCGATCGAGCCCAAGCAGCCCTCCGAGAACAAGAAATACCCGGAGACACGCGCCGAGGTGCGGCTCAAGGGCACCTCGCTCGAGCAGGCGGTCGACTTCCTGTACCGGATCGAGACCTCGAGCTCGCACCTGATCGTGCGCTCGCTCAAGATGCGCACGCGCGGCGACGGAGCCGGCAACCCGGTGCTCGACGTCAGCTTCTCGGTCTCGAGCTTCGAGCGCGCCTGA
- a CDS encoding MBL fold metallo-hydrolase, with translation MWGMSLPDIERWSQNVVVVRGQNPGPFTGPGTNTYLVGRGARPFLLDTGAGVPSYMPLLEKALVDEHASDGPGDLLITHVHGDHIGGASDVLQRFGRRQVAKHPWPGRDERYELELTPIRAGDLFRAEGVTLRAIHTPGHAQDHICFYLEEERALFTGDVVLGAGTTVIPLDGGDMADYLASLERMLELPLERIYPGHGPLVADPRAKLTEYLEHRHERERQIVAAVRAGATTVMAMVERIYVETPRALWPAAGQSVLSHLLKLERERRALRSRDAAGEEHWALA, from the coding sequence ATGTGGGGCATGAGCTTGCCGGACATCGAGCGCTGGTCGCAAAACGTCGTGGTCGTGCGCGGTCAGAACCCGGGCCCGTTCACCGGGCCGGGCACCAACACCTATCTCGTGGGCCGCGGCGCGCGACCATTCCTGCTCGACACCGGCGCGGGCGTGCCGAGTTACATGCCGCTGCTCGAGAAGGCGCTGGTCGACGAGCACGCGAGCGATGGCCCCGGCGACCTCTTGATCACCCACGTGCACGGCGACCACATCGGGGGCGCCTCCGACGTGCTGCAGCGCTTCGGCCGCCGCCAGGTGGCGAAGCACCCCTGGCCCGGGCGCGACGAGCGCTACGAGCTCGAGCTCACGCCGATCCGCGCCGGTGACCTGTTCCGCGCCGAGGGAGTCACGCTGCGCGCGATCCACACGCCGGGTCACGCGCAGGACCACATCTGCTTCTATCTCGAAGAGGAGCGCGCGCTGTTCACGGGCGACGTCGTGCTGGGCGCGGGCACCACGGTCATCCCGCTCGACGGCGGCGACATGGCCGACTATCTCGCCTCGCTCGAGCGCATGCTCGAGCTGCCGCTGGAGCGCATCTACCCCGGTCACGGGCCGCTGGTCGCCGACCCGCGCGCCAAGCTCACCGAGTATCTCGAGCACCGCCACGAGCGCGAGCGCCAGATCGTGGCGGCCGTGCGGGCCGGCGCCACCACGGTCATGGCCATGGTGGAGCGCATCTACGTCGAGACGCCGCGCGCGCTCTGGCCGGCGGCCGGTCAGTCGGTGCTCTCGCACCTCTTGAAGCTCGAGCGCGAGCGCCGCGCGCTGCGCAGCCGCGATGCCGCCGGCGAGGAGCACTGGGCGCTCGCGTGA
- a CDS encoding Maf family protein, whose protein sequence is MRALVLASTSPRRRELLRDAGFRFEIAAPGVDERELPGEAPEATARRLALEKARAVAARVAPAACVLGADTIVVIDGQPLGKPRDEPEAVEMLLRLAGRTHRVLTGFALLVTELGVQDTGVVESTVRMHPVDRATAERYAATGEPLDKAGAYAAQGEAGRFVAEISGSRANVIGLPVEALLPRLARVQVTPGV, encoded by the coding sequence GTGAGGGCGCTGGTGCTGGCCTCGACCTCACCGCGCCGCCGCGAGCTGCTGCGCGACGCCGGCTTCCGCTTCGAGATCGCGGCGCCCGGCGTCGACGAGCGCGAGCTGCCCGGCGAGGCGCCCGAAGCGACCGCGCGCCGGCTCGCGCTCGAGAAAGCGCGCGCGGTGGCGGCGCGCGTCGCGCCCGCGGCCTGCGTGCTCGGCGCAGACACGATCGTGGTGATCGACGGCCAGCCGCTGGGCAAGCCGCGCGACGAGCCCGAGGCGGTCGAGATGCTCCTGCGCCTGGCCGGCCGCACGCACCGGGTGCTCACCGGCTTCGCGCTGCTCGTGACCGAGCTCGGCGTGCAGGACACCGGCGTGGTCGAGAGCACGGTGCGCATGCACCCCGTCGACCGCGCCACCGCCGAGCGATACGCCGCGACCGGCGAGCCGCTCGACAAGGCCGGCGCCTACGCCGCGCAGGGCGAGGCGGGCCGCTTCGTGGCCGAGATCAGCGGCTCGCGCGCGAACGTGATCGGGCTGCCCGTCGAGGCGCTCCTGCCGCGCCTGGCGCGGGTGCAGGTGACTCCCGGTGTCTGA
- a CDS encoding YggS family pyridoxal phosphate-dependent enzyme — MSELAARLRDVRARIERAARAAGRDPAEVRLLAVTKTQPPERVAEAVGLGLRAFGENRVQEAEGKIEALRRLTSEPLEWHLIGTLQRNKVKRAAALCDVIQSVDRAPLVESLAHEAGALGRRLRVFLQVNVDDEPQKGGCAPADLPALARRTEASPGLELLGLMVIPRACEDPEEVRPSFARLRALLAELNRARGDAPPLRELSMGMSSDFEVAVSEGATWLRLGTVLFGEREKR; from the coding sequence GTGTCTGAGCTCGCGGCGCGGCTGCGCGACGTGCGCGCGCGCATCGAGCGCGCGGCGCGCGCCGCAGGACGCGACCCGGCCGAGGTGCGCCTGCTCGCGGTCACCAAGACCCAGCCGCCCGAGCGCGTGGCCGAAGCCGTTGGCCTGGGCCTGCGCGCGTTCGGCGAGAATCGCGTGCAGGAAGCCGAGGGCAAGATCGAGGCGCTGCGCCGACTCACGAGCGAGCCGCTCGAGTGGCACCTGATCGGCACGCTGCAGCGCAACAAGGTCAAGCGCGCGGCCGCGCTGTGCGACGTGATCCAGTCGGTCGACCGCGCGCCGCTGGTCGAGTCACTCGCGCACGAGGCCGGCGCGCTCGGCCGGCGGCTGCGCGTGTTCTTGCAGGTCAACGTCGACGACGAGCCCCAGAAGGGCGGCTGTGCGCCGGCGGACCTGCCCGCCCTGGCGCGCCGGACCGAAGCGAGCCCCGGGCTCGAGCTGCTCGGGCTGATGGTGATCCCGCGCGCGTGCGAGGACCCGGAAGAGGTGCGACCCTCGTTCGCGCGGCTGCGCGCGCTGCTGGCCGAGCTGAACCGCGCCCGGGGCGACGCTCCGCCGCTGCGCGAGCTGTCGATGGGCATGTCGAGTGACTTCGAGGTGGCCGTGTCCGAGGGCGCCACGTGGCTGCGCCTGGGCACGGTGCTCTTCGGAGAGAGGGAGAAGCGGTGA
- the proC gene encoding pyrroline-5-carboxylate reductase — translation MIGLPKSVGTVGAGNMAEAILRGLLRAGLSADQLCASDVSAERRRALREELGIHTTESNAEVAQRAEVVVLAVKPQQLEAAAHALPRDGGPLYLSIVAGATTAGLRRLLGAGARIVRTMPNTPALVGAGVTAVAHDSGAEPADVERACAILRAVGEVVQVPEAALDAVTGLSGSGPAYVFLLIEALTEAGVREGLPSGTARTLALETVHGAARLARETGEHPAILRERVTSPGGTTAAGLAALEAGGFRAALAAAVRAATQRSRELGKA, via the coding sequence GTGATCGGTCTGCCGAAGTCCGTCGGAACCGTGGGCGCCGGGAACATGGCCGAGGCCATCCTGCGCGGCCTCTTGCGCGCGGGTCTCTCGGCCGACCAGCTGTGCGCCTCGGACGTCTCCGCCGAGCGCCGGCGCGCGCTGCGCGAGGAGCTGGGCATCCACACCACCGAGAGCAATGCGGAGGTCGCGCAGCGCGCCGAGGTGGTGGTGCTGGCCGTGAAGCCGCAGCAGCTCGAGGCGGCCGCGCACGCGCTGCCGCGCGACGGTGGTCCGCTCTACCTGTCGATCGTGGCGGGCGCCACCACCGCCGGCCTGCGGCGGCTGCTCGGCGCGGGCGCGCGCATCGTGCGCACCATGCCCAACACACCGGCGCTGGTGGGCGCAGGAGTCACTGCCGTCGCGCATGACTCGGGCGCGGAGCCCGCCGACGTGGAGCGCGCGTGCGCGATCCTGCGCGCGGTCGGCGAGGTGGTCCAGGTCCCGGAGGCGGCGCTCGACGCGGTGACCGGCCTGTCGGGCTCGGGCCCCGCCTATGTCTTCCTGCTGATCGAGGCGCTGACCGAGGCCGGCGTGCGCGAGGGCCTGCCGTCGGGAACCGCGCGGACGCTCGCGCTCGAGACCGTGCACGGGGCGGCGCGCCTGGCGCGCGAGACCGGCGAGCACCCGGCGATCCTGCGCGAGCGCGTGACCTCGCCCGGCGGCACCACCGCGGCCGGCCTGGCGGCGCTCGAGGCGGGCGGCTTCCGCGCCGCGCTCGCCGCCGCAGTGCGCGCCGCGACCCAGCGCTCGCGCGAGCTCGGAAAGGCGTAA
- a CDS encoding DivIVA domain-containing protein, protein MRLTPLEIRQHKFGSQMRGFDRGEVSAFLDTVVADFEDVVRENAQLRRESERLARDLDAYRSREKTIQDTLTTAQALVEQLKRTAIKESESIVVDAELRAEKLLAQAREERAELANEIREHRHLRVRLEADLRRTLESYGKLIDALATSDRPEGE, encoded by the coding sequence ATGCGCCTCACCCCGCTCGAGATCCGCCAGCACAAGTTCGGGTCGCAGATGCGCGGCTTCGACCGCGGCGAGGTCAGCGCGTTCCTCGACACGGTCGTGGCCGACTTCGAGGACGTCGTGCGCGAGAACGCCCAGCTGCGCCGCGAATCCGAGCGGCTGGCGCGCGACCTCGACGCCTACCGCAGCCGCGAGAAGACCATCCAGGACACGCTGACCACCGCCCAGGCGCTGGTCGAGCAGCTCAAGCGCACGGCGATCAAGGAGAGCGAGTCGATCGTGGTCGACGCCGAGCTGAGGGCCGAGAAACTCCTGGCCCAGGCCCGCGAAGAGCGCGCCGAGCTCGCGAACGAGATCCGCGAGCACCGGCACCTGCGCGTCCGGCTCGAGGCCGATCTGCGCCGCACGCTCGAGAGCTACGGCAAGCTGATCGATGCCCTCGCCACCTCCGACCGACCGGAGGGGGAGTGA
- a CDS encoding zinc ribbon domain-containing protein translates to MPTYEYECTKGHHFEVEQSINDPALKRCKVCRAKVHRLISASHFILKGSGWYADGYGSSKKSSSESSSSEPKSESKSESKSESKPEPKSESKPAKSDSKKAAASS, encoded by the coding sequence ATGCCGACGTACGAATACGAGTGCACGAAGGGCCACCACTTCGAGGTCGAGCAGTCGATCAACGACCCGGCCCTGAAGCGCTGCAAGGTGTGCCGCGCCAAGGTGCACCGGCTGATCTCCGCCAGTCACTTCATCCTGAAGGGCAGCGGCTGGTACGCGGACGGCTACGGCTCGAGCAAGAAATCGAGCTCCGAGTCGTCGTCCTCGGAGCCGAAGTCCGAGTCCAAGTCGGAGTCGAAGAGCGAGTCGAAGCCCGAGCCGAAGTCGGAATCCAAGCCCGCGAAGTCCGACTCCAAGAAAGCGGCCGCGAGCTCGTGA
- a CDS encoding bifunctional 5,10-methylenetetrahydrofolate dehydrogenase/5,10-methenyltetrahydrofolate cyclohydrolase has protein sequence MAAEIVGDVRKRVSEYTAGVPCLCVVLVGDDPASQVYVRNKDKAAREVGIESRQIRLPATTTEAELLRVVDELNRDRSVHGVLVQLPLPPGIDPARIVFALDPAKDVDGLHPVSAGRLLANQPGFAPCTPLGCIYILDHHKVRIEGANAVVIGRSEIVGKPMSLLLLHRNATVTICHSKTRDLPEVVRRADIVVAAIGKPRFVQGDWIKPGAAVIDVGVNRVDGKLLGDVDFAAANGRAGVLTPVPGGVGLLTVAMLLRNTLQAFEAQTAPRRP, from the coding sequence CTGGCCGCGGAGATCGTGGGCGACGTGCGCAAGCGCGTCTCCGAGTACACCGCCGGCGTGCCCTGTCTGTGTGTCGTGCTGGTCGGCGACGACCCCGCCTCGCAGGTCTACGTGCGCAACAAGGACAAGGCGGCGCGCGAGGTCGGGATCGAGTCACGCCAGATCCGGCTGCCCGCCACGACCACCGAGGCGGAGCTCTTGCGCGTGGTCGACGAGCTGAACCGCGACCGCTCGGTGCACGGCGTGCTCGTGCAGCTTCCGTTGCCGCCGGGCATCGACCCGGCGCGCATCGTGTTCGCGCTCGACCCCGCGAAGGACGTCGACGGGCTGCACCCGGTGAGCGCGGGGCGGCTGCTCGCGAACCAGCCCGGCTTCGCGCCCTGCACGCCGCTCGGCTGCATCTACATCCTCGATCACCACAAGGTGCGGATCGAAGGCGCGAACGCGGTCGTGATCGGCCGCAGCGAGATCGTGGGCAAGCCGATGTCGCTCCTGCTGCTGCACCGCAACGCGACGGTCACGATCTGTCACTCCAAGACGCGCGACCTGCCCGAGGTAGTGCGGCGCGCCGACATCGTGGTGGCGGCGATCGGCAAGCCGCGTTTCGTGCAGGGCGACTGGATCAAGCCCGGCGCCGCGGTGATCGACGTGGGCGTGAACCGCGTCGACGGCAAGCTGCTGGGCGACGTAGACTTCGCCGCGGCCAACGGGCGGGCCGGAGTGCTCACGCCCGTGCCTGGGGGGGTGGGCTTGCTGACGGTCGCGATGCTGCTGCGGAACACGCTGCAGGCATTCGAGGCGCAGACCGCCCCGCGCCGGCCTTGA